In a genomic window of Wyeomyia smithii strain HCP4-BCI-WySm-NY-G18 chromosome 1, ASM2978416v1, whole genome shotgun sequence:
- the LOC129719137 gene encoding histone H2A — protein MSGRGKGGKVKGKAKSRSSRAGLQFPVGRIHRLLRKGNYAERVGAGAPVYLAAVMEYLAAEVLELAGNAARDNKKTRIIPRHLQLAIRNDEELNKLLSGVTIAQGGVLPNIQAVLLPKKTEKKA, from the coding sequence ATGTCTGGACGCGGAAAAGGAGGCAAAGTCAAGGGAAAGGCAAAGTCCCGTTCATCTCGTGCTGGTCTCCAGTTTCCGGTAGGCCGTATTCACCGTCTGTTGCGAAAAGGAAACTATGCCGAACGCGTCGGTGCTGGTGCTCCCGTATATCTGGCAGCCGTGATGGAATATTTGGCTGCTGAAGTGTTGGAATTGGCAGGAAATGCTGCCCGTGACAACAAGAAGACCCGAATCATTCCACGTCATCTGCAATTGGCCATCCGTAACGACGAGGAGTTGAACAAACTTCTGTCCGGTGTCACCATTGCCCAGGGCGGTGTCCTGCCAAACATTCAAGCCGTTTTGCTGCCCAAGAAGACCGAGAAGAAAGCCTAA
- the LOC129719145 gene encoding histone H2B yields the protein MPPKTSGKAAKKSGKAQKNITKGDKKKKKPRRKESYAIYIYKVLKQVHPDTGISSKAMSIMNSFVNDIFERIAAEASRLAHYNKRSTITSREVQTSVRLLLPGELAKHAVSEGTKAVTKYTSSK from the coding sequence ATGCCACCAAAAACCAGTGGAAAGGCCGCGAAGAAATCTGGCAAAGCCCAGAAAAACATTACCAAAGGCgacaagaaaaagaagaagccacgCCGTAAGGAGAGCTACGCCATCTACATCTACAAGGTCCTAAAGCAAGTCCACCCGGACACCGGAATCTCCTCCAAGGCCATGAGCATCATGAACAGCTTTGTGAACGATATCTTTGAACGCATTGCTGCTGAAGCTTCTCGTCTGGCTCACTACAACAAGCGATCCACCATCACCTCTCGCGAGGTTCAGACCTCTGTCCGTCTGTTGTTGCCAGGAGAATTGGCCAAACACGCTGTCTCTGAGGGAACCAAGGCTGTCACCAAGTACACTAGCTCCAAGTAA